The window tgtatcccctagtataactatgcagactcagacgctagcttcagacgactctgagacgctggtacttactgggcatactctctctgtagcacgccgagccctcagttaactcaactcacgatctcctaagtcactggccagatcctacgggaaagggtgaatatctcgtcttactgtatgggctgatggaggagatcatctacggtacatcgaggtgtctctaccagatttccccaggtctcagatgtgaagacacgtgggggcgccgcctgatgttcacggcacgtcttgtccagtcgaagtctatcgtaagaaggacgctattctgtctttgtgacctgcgccccgccattcaagctagggctgccagttctccctagctaacttatcctaatgtttgcctacattatcggcctattactacctatgttaaggtcttaggtctactctatcattatctacagatgccttagtaaacctaatattagtgtattaccagtaaacctacctactccttccccgaagagtaaatctataaattaaataagcttaccaaccgccaaccagagaatgccttgcttgtttgggagggtttaagggtcgctcggctcagacgaccagacgctcatgctggatctgagctgtggaactatttggaccaaataaatttccacatcctcccgccggcgaaggtaggcgctaagtctagatcaagtctgcctcccgcaggcccccccagtgggccctggactcgagcgccgttcgacgggtcgtccggccgctcagctcgctcaacctctggtctgatttctcatgtcccggtcccaccgtgtggacctcgagaggcaaaagcctgttgatgggtcttatagtctcgacaccgttcattctcactttcaccattctcaaccgcccagccttgtctgggtgggttgacactaccaggccaagaggccagtatgccctcggcgcctcggattctaccagcaccaggtccccttcacttagcatcatcttattcgcctcggggtcggcaccatagaaatgttcccgcaaggttgtcaagtaatccctgcgccacacctggttccatttgtccaggatgttcaccagtctgttgtgactcctgtgcagttcttcattgatggggggaccatctggcccataataatccagctccttggaagactgactcaaaattgcggggaagggctcaatccttcttccaaacagcatgtgattgggggtgagagcttcttgctcgtcaatcccattttgtacgtaggtcagaggcctgttattaactcttgcctctatctcaactaacactgtcctcagttcatcacagctcaccctcctgccgtgcaagaccttccgaatgcaccttttgactgtgcccaccatgcgttcatagaatcccccttgccagggtgccctgggagctatgaacctccactcgcactctattctcttcaggtgttctcgtacttctccgttgtccctaagattcctgaaaactttatcggccgccctaaagcttgtgccattgtccgagataatcaatcgcgggcacgagaatctggcagtaaacctcctgaacaacttcacgaaagtctctgtcgtcatatcttctgccaactccaaatgcaccgctcgagtagtggcacaggtaaacaggcagacatatactttctgagggccctccttaacgtctcctgggttcttcaatgtgatagcccccgtatagtctattcctacagtctcaaagggcctgtcactatgtacccgctcctgaggcagcggtggtggacctgggtagggtagggtcctcccatcgtaccgccggcagaccgtgcaactctttagcacccttttgacggcagctcgacccttcagtacccagtaattctgacgtaggcaggtgagggtatctccaaaccccccatgtaaggtcctctgatgggcatcttgtatcaatagctctgtcgcccatccctcctttcccagcagcacgggatgtttggccccatagctgagctcagagttttgtattcttcccctgcatcttattagccccgcatgatctaggaacaatcccaatgagtgaaccaatttgctgttccctgagtcgtcatcgttggacacgcgtcctgacgccataacctgctgccgggtcgcaagtacttccagcactcctggaaacctccccctttggtactgccttatccaatattctctgggacccactagagacaactgtcgaccctggcttaccttgtcatgcagcttcctcacgaatcgaaataccatttccgtgactcctataagttttctccacgaggagtagcgcctggggtcaaataattcagtgtcgtgttcccccgcgaaatgtactatgctgctgattgtctccacgaatttctgctccggccagcaatcccttgccggtaaccagtctgggcctttgaaccaaagctcgcttttactcaactttctgtgtgtcacccctcggcttatcaggtcggctgggttttgatctgtaggcacatacagaattgttgacgttgactgtagttcccgtatctcctttacccgattcctgacataggggagcttagacctgtcattctggacccactgtaaggccacctccgagtctgtccatacataggtgtgtgtcaccctcagattacttaacacctcctctacgtacttacccagtcttgctcccagcaacatcgctgtgagctctagctttgggatcgagcaatccttcaggggtgtcacccgcgcacgactggtgaccagattgacttggtccccggccaccaaatacgctactgccccataggccctggaggaggcatcacaaaagacgtgcaagtcataatcccgcccggtgcacccgatggacctggggaatgtgaactcgtgcaattccgctaggtctttgttaaccagatcccactcctggcagactgtttctggcagtgggtcgtcccaacctaggttcagctcccaggtctgttgtactagcatcctccctcgaatggtgatgggtgtcaacaaacccaaaggatcgaaggcagtctgcactttgctcagcaaagacctcctggtcagcttcccttccccatcaggcttcctctttagcctaagtctgtcttccttgactTCCCACTctagtcccaacaccgatgttacctcaggcactgagtagccagtatagtcatgttccaccatgccccgcaacgttggattgtttgtcacccattctctcaatggcatgttagctgagagcatctcctgattagactctcggtaaatatccatcaacagcctttcatctgaggtggtaccctgcatgttgtctacataaaatagggtcttcagtaattctttaagcgggctgttacagttcacaaggtggtagtctatggtagcctgtaataggaatggtgaactagtggcaccaaacaacactgccctgaatctataggtatcatacccttgcttgggcatctccctgttagccagccacaagaaccttgtgtagtccctatcctgtggctgcaacccaatacgtaggaaggctttgctaatgtctgccgcataggcgtactgttccgtcctgaatctcaacaacacatctgctaatttctgcgtcagggagggccctgtgagcagacagt of the Cherax quadricarinatus isolate ZL_2023a chromosome 23, ASM3850222v1, whole genome shotgun sequence genome contains:
- the LOC138853121 gene encoding uncharacterized protein; this translates as MVEHDYTGYSVPEVTSVLGLEWEVKEDRLRLKRKPDGEGKLTRRSLLSKVQTAFDPLGLLTPITIRGRMLVQQTWELNLGWDDPLPETVCQEWDLVNKDLAELHEFTFPRSIGCTGRDYDLHVFCDASSRAYGAVAYLVAGDQVNLVTSRARVTPLKDCSIPKLELTAMLLGARLGKYVEEVLSNLRVTHTYVWTDSEVALQWVQNDRSKLPYVRNRVKEIRELQSTSTILYVPTDQNPADLISRGVTHRKLSKSELWFKGPDWLPARDCWPEQKFVETISSIVHFAGEHDTELFDPRRYSSWRKLIGVTEMVFRFVRKLHDKVSQGRQLSLVGPREYWIRQYQRGRFPGVLEVLATRQQVMASGRVSNDDDSGNSKLVHSLGLFLDHAGLIRCRGRIQNSELSYGAKHPVLLGKEGWATELLIQDAHQRTLHGGFGDTLTCLRQNYWVLKGRAAVKRVLKSCTVCRRYDGRTLPYPGPPPLPQERVHSDRPFETVGIDYTGAITLKNPGDVKEGPQKVYVCLFTCATTRAVHLELAEDMTTETFVKLFRRFTARFSCPRLIISDNGTSFRAADKVFRNLRDNGEVREHLKRIECEWRFIAPRAPWQGGFYERMVGTVKRCIRKVLHGRRVSCDELRTVLVEIEARVNNRPLTYVQNGIDEQEALTPNHMLFGRRIEPFPAILSQSSKELDYYGPDGPPINEELHRSHNRLVNILDKWNQVWRRDYLTTLREHFYGADPEANKMMLSEGDLVLVESEAPRAYWPLGLVVSTHPDKAGRLRMVKVRMNGVETIRPINRLLPLEVHTVGPGHEKSDQRLSELSGRTTRRTALESRAHWGGLREADLI